Proteins found in one Arachis stenosperma cultivar V10309 chromosome 8, arast.V10309.gnm1.PFL2, whole genome shotgun sequence genomic segment:
- the LOC130946106 gene encoding F-box/kelch-repeat protein At3g23880-like, giving the protein MNDAEKNASKGLVPLHRHTATARTPPLPDLPEELIIEILLRLPARTLVSLRSMCRSWRNLISSPDFTRKHLRRSCLRDPSLTSLRIACYNRGNGVRYDSFGILSVQSIMENPSEPTKVDYFSGQSYNRIVGSCHGLLCFFEDDGQNLHGFLWNPCTGFIFQSPQISGQAILCGFGYDHFSDSYKLLGIIMENVPSGLEFSTRIYTFGPTSSWRRTDDFPFDHGELTDEPFMPDNMEGVFFGSSRVCTINWIVNRRVVVYFDLDEETYGQFLLPYNNSDDDYFRRMRTYLCILRNRLSICCEYLKARHWIVWQMKEYGDAQSWTKLIFF; this is encoded by the exons ATGAATGACGCGGAGAAGAACGCGTCGAAAGGGCTGGTACCGCTCCATCGTCACACGGCCACCGCAAGAACGCCGCCGCTGCCAGACCTTCCGGAGGAGTTGATAATTGAAATCTTGCTGAGGCTTCCGGCAAGGACGCTTGTTTCCCTAAGGAGCATGTGCAGATCATGGAGAAACCTAATTTCATCCCCTGACTTCACCCGCAAGCACCTTCGTCGTTCATGCTTACGCGATCCAAGCCTGACTTCGCTACGAATTGCTTGTTACAACAGAGGCAATGGTGTCAGATACGACAGTTTTGGAATTCTGTCCGTACAGTCAATAATGGAGAACCCTTCTGAACCTACTAAAGTCGATTACTTCAGTGGACAAAGCTACAACAGAATCGTTGGTTCTTGCCATGGATTGTTATGCTTTTTTGAAGATGACGGCCAGAATCTACATGGCTTCTTGTGGAACCCCTGTACCGGATTCATATTCCAATCCCCGCAAATCAGCGGTCAAGCCATCCTTTGTGGCTTTGGTTACGATCATTTCAGTGACAGCTACAAGCTCCTTGGAATTATAATGGAGAACGTGCCATCTGGTTTGGAATTTAGTACCAGAATTTATACATTTGGACCAACTTCTTCCTGGAGGAGAACTGATGATTTCCCATTTGACCATGGTGAACTAACTGACGAGCCTTTTATGCCTGATAATATGGAAGGGGTATTTTTTGGTAGTTCCCGAGTATGCACTATTAATTGGATTGTTAATCGTCGGGTAGTTGTTTATTTTGACTTGGATGAAGAGACTTATGGTCAATTTCTCTTGCCTTATAATAATTCAGATGATGATTATTTTCGGAGGATGAGAACTTATTTATGTATCTTGAGAAACCGTCTTTCTATTTGTTGTGAGTATTTGAAGGCACGACACTGGATTGTGTGGCAGATGAAGGAATACGGAGATGCTCAATCTTGGACTAAATTG atatttttttaa
- the LOC130946107 gene encoding F-box/kelch-repeat protein At3g23880-like, producing the protein MTLLFVIMNDAEKNASRGLVLLRRYTATARTPPLTDLPEELIMEILLRLPTRKLVSLRSVCSSWRNLISAPDFTRNHLRRSCLRDPSLTSLRIVCYNSLPLSGNGVRYDSFGILSVRSIMDKPFEPPKVDYFSGQRYNRIVGSCHGLLCFFYEDSDQNTHGMLWNPCTGFTFQSPEISGQASLCGFGYDHLSDSHKLFAILRKKGPSGLEFSTRIYTFGPTSSWRRIDDIPFVPTDEPFMPDNMEGVFFGSSRSCTINWSVNHRGVVYFDLGKEIYSQFLLPYTDSDNYFQRMSTYLCILGNCLSVCYEHLNAQCWFVWQMKEYGDAQSWTKLASISFHPQLVNLGFPLQSLYISESDVLLAISPSLRIVLCNLKNGSIYLPDSMNLKENYPNLSQSIRCSKMAYIYHESLVSPNGLQSNSSKMLLKKSKFIIS; encoded by the coding sequence ATGACGTTACTGTTCGTAATTATGAATGACGCGGAGAAGAACGCGTCCAGAGGGCTGGTACTGCTCCGTCGTTACACGGCCACCGCAAGAACGCCGCCGCTGACAGACCTACCGGAGGAGTTGATAATGGAAATCTTGCTGAGGCTTCCAACAAGGAAGCTCGTTTCCCTAAGGAGCGTGTGCAGTTCATGGAGAAACCTAATTTCCGCCCCTGATTTCACCCGCAACCACCTTCGTCGTTCATGCTTACGCGATCCAAGCCTGACTTCGCTACGAATTGTTTGTTACAACAGTTTGCCCCTCAGCGGCAATGGTGTCAGATACGACAGTTTTGGAATTCTGTCCGTACGGTCAATAATGGACAAGCCTTTTGAACCTCCTAAAGTCGATTACTTTAGTGGACAACGCTACAACAGAATCGTTGGTTCTTGCCATGGATTGTTATGCTTTTTTTATGAAGATAGCGACCAGAATACGCATGGCATGTTGTGGAATCCCTGTACCGGATTCACATTCCAGTCACCGGAAATCAGCGGTCAAGCCAGCCTTTGTGGCTTTGGTTACGATCATCTCAGTGACAGCCACAAGCTCTTTGCAATTTTAAGGAAGAAAGGGCCATCTGGTCTGGAATTTAGTACCAGAATTTATACATTTGGACCAACTTCTTCCTGGAGAAGAATTGATGATATCCCATTTGTCCCAACTGACGAACCTTTCATGCCTGATAATATGGAAGGGGTATTTTTTGGTAGTAGCCGATCATGCACTATTAATTGGAGTGTGAATCATCGTGGAGTTGTTTATTTTGACTTGGGTAAAGAGATTTATAGTCAATTTCTCCTGCCTTATACCGATTCAGATAATTATTTTCAGAGGATGAGCACTTATTTATGTATCTTGGGAAACTGTCTTTCTGTTTGTTACGAGCATTTGAACGCACAATGCTGGTTTGTGTGGCAGATGAAGGAATACGGAGATGCTCAATCTTGGACTAAATTGGCAAGTATTTCCTTCCATCCGCAACTCGTAAATTTGGGTTTTCCTTTACAATCTCTTTACATCTCAGAAAGTGATGTACTTTTGGCCATTTCTCCCTCTTTAAGAATAGTTTTGTGTAATTTAAAGAATGGTAGCATATATTTACCTGACAGCATGAATTTAAAGGAGAACTATCCTAATCTTTCTCAAAGTATACGTTGTTCTAAGATGGCTTATATCTACCATGAAAGCTTAGTTTCACCAAATGGTCTTCAAAGCAACTCGTCCAAAATGCTGCTGAAAAAATCCAAGTTTATTATCTCTTAA